TGCTATAATTTGTGTATCTGTAATTGGTTTTGTTGTTAAAAATTCTATGGTGCCACTTTGTCTCTCATCTGCAAAAGAACGCATGGTTATTGCTGGAATTAAAAAGATTAAAACCCAAGGTGCAAATGAAAAATAAGGTACTAGTGTTGCATAACCGCCTTCTAAAATATTTCCTTGAAAAATGAATAAGTTTAATCCTAATACAATAAAGAAAACAAACATACTCATATAGGCAATTAACGAACTAAAAAACAACTGGACTTCTTTGTTAAATATGGCTATCATTGTTTTAATTTTTAGTAAGCATTTGAAAAGTATGTTCTAAACTTTGTTGTTCTTCTTTCAATTCAATCAATACATTATTTTGTGCTACTGCAAGAGCAAACAATGCTTTTCTAATGTGTAAACTATCATTTCCTTTTAATATATACGAATTGTTAGAAATAGTTTCAACACTACTTACACTTGCAATCTGTTTTAATGTATTTATATTTATTTTATCTACAAATGATGCTTTAATACTCACTTCACCATTTAATTGATTTAAGATATTGCTCTTAGCATCATTAGCTACTATTGTTCCATTATTAATAATGATAATTCTATCGCAAACGGCTTGTACTTCTTGCATGATATGTGTAGAAAAAATAATGGTTTTCTCTTTGCCTAAATCTTTAATTAGATTTCTAATATCGACTAACTGATTTGGATCTAAACCAGATGTTGGTTCATCTAAAATTAAAACTTCTGGATTGTGAATGAGTGCTTGTGCTAAACCAACTCTTTGTTTGTAACCTTTAGATAGTTCGCCAATTTTTTTGTGTTGCTCTTTGCCTAATCCAACAACATCGATTTGCATTTTTATTTTTTGGTCGATATTATCTTTAATGCCATTGAGTTGTGCAGAAAAAGCCAAAAACTCTTTTACATACATATTGTAGTACAAAGGATTTCCTTCTGATAAATAACCTATCTTTTTTCTCGACTCTAAAGCATCACTTACTACATCATGTCCACATATAGTAGCACTACCATTTGTAGGAACAATATAACTCGTTAACATTTTCATTGTAGTAGATTTTCCAGCACCATTTGGACCAAGAAAACCTAATATTTCGCCTTTGTTTACTTCAAAAGAAATAGCATTTACTGCTTTCTGTTCATTAAATATTTTAGTAAGATTGTTTACCTTTACCGACATTGTTTGCAAAATTAACAAATACTATGGTATAAATTTCTTATTTTTATTTAAACAAATTTGTATGAAAACAATTTTAAGTTCAATTTTGATATTATTGCTTACTTGTACTCTTAAGCAAGTTCAAGCACAAACAGTACAAAAAAATATAACTATTAGTAATTTTTCTAAGATACAAGTAAGCGATGCTGTTACTGTTGTTTTAACTAAAGGTACTACACCAAAATGTGTTGTAGAAGCAGATGCAAAAAATATTGAACAAATCAATATACAATCTAATAGTGATAAATTGGTGATTAAAAGAAAAGAAAATTTAAAAATTAATAATGGTAGTATTAAAGTATATATTACTTATGTAAGTATAAATGAAATTATGGCAAGTGGTGCAAGTACTATTAGTTCTGATGCAATTAGCTCCAATGAATTATTAATAAATTTTAGTGGTGCAAGCAAAGGTAAATTAGATATTAACACACAATGGACAAGCTTAGTTTGTTCTGGTGCAAGTAGTGTAGATATTAAAGGAAAAACACAGAAATTCAACTTAAAATGTTCTGGTGCTTCTACAGTAAATACTTTTAGTTTATTAGCCGAAAATGTAATTTCTGATATTAGTGGAGCAAGTACTGTTAAACTAAATGCCATTAAAAAATTAGAGATAGATGCAAGTGGTGCTAGTGCTGTAAACTATAAACAAAATGCAACAGTACAAGTACAGAAAAGTATTAGTGGAGCAAGTTCTGTTAAAGCAATTAAATAAATGAAAAACAAATCTTTATTCCTTATAGTGCTTATAAGTTTTTTGTTGAGTTCTTGTGTGTACGAGAACCAAGACTTTCCTAGTCCAGAAGAAATTGCTGTTATAAATCCATCAAGTATTTATGGAAATATAACTGCTACTATTACTAATTCAGATACATCATATACTACAAATATAAATACCTTAGATACTGTTCTAAATAACCAATATCTTTTTATAAGTGGACAAGATACTACTTTGCATACAGATGGAATTCAAATAGTAACCATTAGTCCAAATGTTGGTATTTATGCTTTAGAAATTGTTCCACCAAATTTAATACCACAATCCTTGTTTGTTTTTTACAAATACAATGGTGTAAATTATCAAGCAATTAATATGACACATGGTAGCATTAGTATTTTAGAAAAAAACGAAGCCACTAAAAAAATAAAAGGAACATTTAATGTAAATAATATAGGTGCTGGAGTTAATGAATATACTATATCAGGAACCTTTGATGTGCATTGGAGAGAATAGCTTAGTATCATTCCGAATTTATTTCGGAATCTGTTCTTGCTAATACTTTAAATATTTTTTATAATCATCAATATTCTTCACAATAAAACTAATCTCACTCAACATCATAGCCGTTGCTCCCCAAATAATTTTATTTTGAATATCGTAATATGGTGCCATTAAATTTAAGCCAAAAGCACTTTTCATTTGTTTTTCTTTTATCAACTTAGGTTGTAGAAAATCGCTAATAGGTATTTCTAAAATTTCATTTACTTCATTAGTATCTTTAATATAATTTACTGGTTGATTGATATATCCAACAAAAGGAAATACTAAAAAATTACTAGCCAATACATACACTTCGGTTAAACTTCCAATTACTGATATCGCTTGTTTATCAATACCAATTTCCTCTTTAGTCTCTCGTAAAGCAGTATCTAAATAAGAAGCATCATTCATTTCTACTTTTCCACCAGGAAATGCAATTTGTTTACTGTGTACACCATCGTACGAGCTTCTTTCTATTAGAACAATATGTGGTTCGTTTTGCCTTTCAATTAGCAATGCCATTACTGCTGCCTTTTTTGCATGAATGCCTTTAGGAGAAGGTAAATTTTTACTAATCTTTAAATAAGGTTTTAACGGCTGCTGTCCTTTTTTTCCAGGAATTTGCTTTTTGAATGATGCTTCAAAGGCACTACAAAAAGATGTAAAATTAGTTTCCAAAATATGCAAAATTATATGTTAAAAATGTAGTAAAACCACCAAATATGTGTATTTTTGATGAAAAATAAGTGAACTTTAATCATCTTTTAATTATTTAATCTTATGAAAAAAATATTTACCTATTTGTTTTTGGCTACAATACTAGTAGTATCCTGTAAAAAAGACAAAAATGATAGCGACAATTACAATGCAATTAGCAAGATAACTTTTGGTTCTTGTTCGCATCAATTTGTTCAGTTTAAAGAAATTTTTACAACAATGTTAGCAGATAGTCCTGATTTACATATTGCTGGTGGCGATAATATTTATGGCGATTTCTTTGCATTAGCACCAGGAACAAAAGACTATATTGAAAGCAGTTATGAAATGATGTGGAACGAT
Above is a genomic segment from Chitinophagales bacterium containing:
- a CDS encoding ATP-binding cassette domain-containing protein, with the protein product MSVKVNNLTKIFNEQKAVNAISFEVNKGEILGFLGPNGAGKSTTMKMLTSYIVPTNGSATICGHDVVSDALESRKKIGYLSEGNPLYYNMYVKEFLAFSAQLNGIKDNIDQKIKMQIDVVGLGKEQHKKIGELSKGYKQRVGLAQALIHNPEVLILDEPTSGLDPNQLVDIRNLIKDLGKEKTIIFSTHIMQEVQAVCDRIIIINNGTIVANDAKSNILNQLNGEVSIKASFVDKININTLKQIASVSSVETISNNSYILKGNDSLHIRKALFALAVAQNNVLIELKEEQQSLEHTFQMLTKN
- a CDS encoding CoA pyrophosphatase, translating into METNFTSFCSAFEASFKKQIPGKKGQQPLKPYLKISKNLPSPKGIHAKKAAVMALLIERQNEPHIVLIERSSYDGVHSKQIAFPGGKVEMNDASYLDTALRETKEEIGIDKQAISVIGSLTEVYVLASNFLVFPFVGYINQPVNYIKDTNEVNEILEIPISDFLQPKLIKEKQMKSAFGLNLMAPYYDIQNKIIWGATAMMLSEISFIVKNIDDYKKYLKY
- a CDS encoding DUF2807 domain-containing protein, which translates into the protein MKTILSSILILLLTCTLKQVQAQTVQKNITISNFSKIQVSDAVTVVLTKGTTPKCVVEADAKNIEQINIQSNSDKLVIKRKENLKINNGSIKVYITYVSINEIMASGASTISSDAISSNELLINFSGASKGKLDINTQWTSLVCSGASSVDIKGKTQKFNLKCSGASTVNTFSLLAENVISDISGASTVKLNAIKKLEIDASGASAVNYKQNATVQVQKSISGASSVKAIK